One Lacipirellulaceae bacterium DNA window includes the following coding sequences:
- a CDS encoding folylpolyglutamate synthase/dihydrofolate synthase family protein: protein MPDAYADAVDYLFSRINYERMPSPPYAERHMKLDRMRQLLNLLEQPAAGIPTVHIAGTKGKGSTSALLAGIVQAANYRVGVFSSPHLQRIEERFVVDGEPCSPEELVALVQQVRAAVDRMDEKADAFPDAQLRPTFFEIATAIAFLYFAQKEVDLVILEVGLGGRLDSTNVCSPCCTVITSISYDHMKQLGNTLTEIAAEKAGIVKPGVPLITGPLAEEAHVVIASIALQHGARMRTGGQHFSYRTETTGREDARNRTRSGKFNFRMEPDPAFPSEEGYALKGIDLKLLGEHQVANAAVALATAIELRRQGWLLPEGALRRGLAETTLPGRVELISKSPAVVLDVAHNVASAEALVETLQANFNGGQRHLVFAATKEKDVLGMLRVLLPYFSHVTLTEYQENGRAVPVSQLQSLCERVRAESPSQYEKTEINYDDDPTSAWQKAWQGASADELICVTGSFFIAAELRPLMLAETSQTRT from the coding sequence ATGCCCGATGCCTACGCCGACGCAGTCGATTACCTCTTCAGCCGTATCAATTACGAGCGGATGCCATCGCCGCCTTATGCGGAACGGCACATGAAGCTTGATCGGATGCGGCAGTTGCTCAATTTGTTGGAGCAGCCCGCCGCCGGCATCCCCACAGTACACATTGCGGGGACCAAGGGGAAAGGTTCGACCTCGGCCTTGCTGGCGGGAATCGTTCAGGCGGCCAACTATCGCGTCGGCGTGTTCAGTTCGCCTCACTTGCAGCGGATCGAAGAACGATTCGTGGTGGATGGCGAGCCTTGTTCTCCAGAGGAATTGGTTGCGCTGGTCCAACAAGTACGCGCGGCAGTGGATCGTATGGATGAGAAAGCGGACGCCTTTCCTGACGCGCAACTTCGCCCAACGTTCTTCGAGATCGCCACGGCAATCGCCTTCCTGTACTTCGCACAGAAGGAAGTCGATCTGGTGATTCTCGAAGTTGGTCTTGGCGGACGGCTCGATTCGACAAATGTTTGCTCACCTTGCTGCACCGTGATCACCAGCATCAGCTACGACCACATGAAGCAGCTCGGCAACACGCTGACCGAAATTGCCGCGGAGAAGGCGGGAATCGTCAAGCCAGGTGTCCCCTTGATCACCGGGCCACTCGCGGAAGAAGCCCATGTGGTGATCGCAAGTATCGCTCTGCAACACGGGGCCCGCATGCGAACGGGCGGTCAGCATTTCAGCTACCGCACCGAAACGACGGGACGAGAGGACGCGCGAAATAGGACTCGCTCAGGAAAATTCAATTTCAGAATGGAGCCCGATCCGGCATTTCCTTCGGAAGAAGGCTATGCACTTAAGGGGATCGATCTCAAGCTCTTGGGCGAACATCAGGTCGCTAACGCGGCGGTTGCGCTAGCCACAGCCATCGAGCTTCGTCGCCAGGGGTGGCTGTTGCCGGAGGGTGCGCTTCGGCGAGGGCTAGCTGAAACCACATTGCCAGGCAGGGTGGAGCTGATTTCAAAGAGTCCGGCCGTTGTGCTTGATGTGGCCCACAACGTGGCTTCCGCGGAAGCTCTGGTTGAAACGTTACAAGCGAACTTCAACGGTGGCCAAAGGCACCTCGTGTTCGCTGCCACGAAGGAGAAAGACGTGCTCGGGATGCTACGGGTGCTGCTACCTTACTTCAGCCACGTCACGCTTACCGAGTATCAAGAAAACGGAAGGGCAGTCCCCGTGTCACAACTTCAGTCGCTTTGCGAACGGGTTAGAGCAGAATCGCCAAGCCAGTACGAGAAAACGGAAATCAACTACGATGACGATCCTACCAGTGCTTGGCAAAAGGCTTGGCAGGGGGCTAGCGCTGACGAATTAATTTGCGTGACGGGATCTTTCTTTATTGCAGCCGAGTTACGTCCGCTGATGTTAGCGGAGACTTCTCAGACGCGGACATAG